The genomic stretch GATCGTTTTTTCTTTTTCCCTGAGAATTTTCTAGGTGATTACCGACTTATTTCTACTATATGTCTCCCACTCCACTATCTACTTTGTTGGAGGCCCAGCTTTTGAGGTGTTTTTTGGTGGGGAAAACGTTAAGAGAGAAACACTTAGACACCCTAGGGAGGCTACAGTCAGGGGCCATCAACCTGAACAAATGCACTTTAGAATGTGGAATgttgttaaagaaaatgaagaggagAAGGGACGATGTGAAAGCGTTTGCTAAAGGAGTGGCCACTCAGACCTTTGTTCAACATGAAGAAGTGGATGACTTAAAGAAGTTGCTCGAGGAAGCTCGGAGTGATCTTGAAAGCATAAAGGAGCGGGTCTCGCAACTTATGGATGACGTCGTGGCGACTGCCGTTTATCACTTCGAGGAAGTGCGAAGACAGATTGCCTTTCTTTATCTCCATTTGGATTTGAGCCCCATGGATCCTTTTAAGATGGTCCTAGATGGGAAACTGGTAAGTGAAGACTGATTTCTCCTCCCCCATACTTTCTTTTGGTTGTACTTCTATTTACCCCTCTAAGGGCTTCTTGTAATTATTTTGGACAGCGGCATCCTTTTTGGGGCACCTTTTATATTAACTGCCTCTATTGTTAACTGTTTATTGCTTGTCCTTATTTTTTTAAGacattttattgtttaaaaatattggTGCATGAGTAGGCAATTATGAGTTATTTTTCACTTTAGTTCAAATTTGATGAAAtgaaagagaagaaagagacaaaTGTTTGTCTATAGATACTTAATTGGCAGCGTTCAGTTTTCAATCTTCGTCAATTAAATTTGGAGATTGAAATTCATACTAACCTTTTAATGTGTTTGTAGTTCTTAGTTTGGGTTTAGGTGTGGTATGCTGGATTAGAACTTGACAAATACACTAAACTTAAATGTAATGAAGTAGAATTTGTGAGAAAGATTGAAAAAATTGGTGCATGAGTAGGCAATAGTGAGCAATGTTTTCACTTGAATTCAAATTTGATGAAATGAAAGAGAAGAAATAGGCAAACGTTTGTTCGTGAATACTTAAAATGCTAGCATTGGAATTTCAATCTCTGTAAGTTAAACCTGAAGATTGAAATTCAGACTAACCTTTTAACATGTTTGTAGTTCTGAGTTTAGATTTTGGTGTGTTATGCCGAGACACGTCTGAATttcaatatttataaatttatatttcgAATGTCaacattcatatttatttttaacttaaaTTTGAAGTTTTTCAAAGAGAATTTATTATGTATTTGGTGCGTCTTTGAGATTAAAATGTTaatgatttttatttatataagaaaaaacaGATAAAGCCTTGGGCTGAGTTAGGCCCGCGTAGATGGGCCTTTTCTATTTCCACCTCCTAGTACCACATcatgaaaagaaaaggaaaaaaaaaaaaaaactctttgttTGGTCATGGCGAATTTGATCAACTGGTATCTCATGCAGAAGGAAAAAGGAAGCAAATTAGTCAAAAGGAGAAAGCAGAGAAACACTGAGATAGATCCGTGTCTGAATTGTTGAGTAATTATTTACTGGAATTATCATcgatactctttttttttttttttctaaatgaaGGAAGATGAAGGTGATGACGATAGGAAAATCAGCAACGATGATAAATTTGTTCAAGATATCAAACTTTGGGGAGTTTTCCTCTTCGGATTAATCGGCGCTACCGCCACCACCTTCGCCGTGAGTTCTACGCTTTCACTATTCAATTCATTTCTAGTcatttttctagtttttgtttCTGTCTTATATGTGTTTTTAGGGTTTACATCATAAATTTGATTCTAATTTCATCACTAGCAacatcaaatcatcatcatcaacaacgtttttatttattattttttaaattgttaaCAAAGTTCATGAATATATAATTTCTGTAGCACGGACACCTCAGAAAAAAGTTGTGAGctgtgattatgtttaatttattcattcttTCTAATTATTGTCAGTGTGGACGTATCAATGTCGGTGTCGTGTTTCTGGTGTCAATCTTCAGAGTATATAATTACATATCTATGTATGTATATAATCTTATATTCTGTGAAGATGTGTTTTCTTCTTATCTTTGAAGTATTAAGAGATGTGAAATGGAATGAAACTGAGCATGATTGTTATTATTGAATTCTTTGTAGCTGTCCAGGTCGTTGAAAGGAGGGAGTGGCAGTTCTTTTCGAACGGCTTTTCAAGAAGAAGCGTGGAAGAGGTACAATAAGCGAATGCAAGAGGAGTACGAGGAAGAGATGGAGAGAGTGGTGagtttttaatcaaaatttttggTAGTTgcaaattttgttgttttatgaaaatagtcATTTCCTTTTAAAAGAGTTTAAGATTGAAGATGTGTTGTGATCTTTCAAAATGGGAAACCTTCTCGGATGAAGCAAATTTGTCTGCAATCTTTATTATTTGATTGTAGAAATCTGCAAAGAAGTATGGTTTTTGGTTGCTTAGATGTTTGATTCGTTGGTTTAtgctaggatttttttttttgagccTTATGATTAATCACTTATGTTAAGTCACAAATGATTGTCCCTTATGAATATGATAACCACTTGTGAAAGAGTCACTTAAGATTATGGTAATCACTTGTGATGAGTTATTTCGGTAATGTTTCTATCTTCTCTTTATAGGAAAGAATAAGGCGTATGCAAGAGGTGTTTAATAGAGAAAGGAATAAGTATAGACGAAATCCCGAGAACTGGAAGGAAAATGGTTCTGGTACATATCATCAGAATTTCCCAAGAGATGATTGGTATTGGAAGGCTGAACAAACCTTCAGAGACCAGTGGAAAAATTACCCAAGGGAAAATGGAAGCATAAATTATTCATTATTATCACACCACTACTCAGTTTTGGGTCTCGACAGGTACTCACAGAAATCTAGTGTTTTTGTATATAGCATCTTGCATTGGCAGAAATTAGCTAAGAATGCTGTAATACCCATAAGTATATTCAACAGTTGATCCGGGCTTCTTGTTTGCAATGATGATCTTCATTATGTTTTGTTTTAGTCATATAGGAATAATTAAGGTGAAATCTTCGGGCCACTCATTTTGGGTCTAGCTTAACGTCACAAATTTGCTTGTAGGGGGAGAGATGCTTCCACTTTATAAGTATATATTCAGACAATGTCTCATCTAATTCAGGAATGTGATTTGATAGAAATTGTTTTGTGTACTTCTAAACTTGAGGGACCACAAGATATCACGGTTCATATATATTATGTTGTGAAGTAGAAAATGTTCGATAACAATAGTTTTTCTTAGTGTATACTAATATTATATGGTACTTATGGAGGGTGAGCAATAACATATCTTTACTTGAAGCAGTACATGACTATGATCTCCCtataaaaaaaaacttgtatAAAAAAGTATGTGAT from Vicia villosa cultivar HV-30 ecotype Madison, WI linkage group LG4, Vvil1.0, whole genome shotgun sequence encodes the following:
- the LOC131596454 gene encoding uncharacterized protein LOC131596454 — encoded protein: MKEDEGDDDRKISNDDKFVQDIKLWGVFLFGLIGATATTFALSRSLKGGSGSSFRTAFQEEAWKRYNKRMQEEYEEEMERVERIRRMQEVFNRERNKYRRNPENWKENGSGTYHQNFPRDDWYWKAEQTFRDQWKNYPRENGSINYSLLSHHYSVLGLDRSRTTPYTDAEIKTAFRTKAKQYHPDQNQEDRVAAEAKFKEVMSSYEAIQQERKNHSL